The sequence below is a genomic window from Spiroplasma gladiatoris.
ATTATTTTTATTAAAAATTGTTTGATTTAATCAATTATTTAATGCATCATTTCCTAAATCTAAATAAATAGCTGCTGTTACTGACTCATAAACATCTGCTAAAATTGTATCTTTTTCATAACCTTTAGCTTCATGCTCTCCGATTCCAAGTCTAATATAATTACCTAGTCCGATTGCTCTTGATAACTTAGCCAAAGTTTCTTGCCTTACTATAGAACTTCTATATTTAGTTAGAATACCTTCATTTGATTTTGGATAGTTTTTAAATAAATACTCACTTACTTTTTGTTGTAAAATAGCATCCCCTAAAAATTCTAGTCTTTGATAATTTTTTGCTCGCCTATTTTCATTAGAGTATGAATTATGTGTTAAAGCTTCTGCATATAAATCACTGTTGATTTGTTTAATTCCGATCTTTGCAAAAAATGATTTCACTATTTAATATTTAATGATGTTTTTAAATTACTAATAACATCATTTTTTATTGCGTTATATGTCATTTTTAATGTTGCGTAGAATGAAATTACATCACTAGATCCATGTGATTTGAAAGCAATTTTGTCAACTCCTAACACAATTGCACCTGCATGGTTTTTATAATCAAACTTTGCTTTAACTTCATTAAATGCTTTTTTTAATCTTAAAGCAGCTAATTTTCTAAATAAGGTTTTTGTGATCGCTTGCTTTATTTCAAATAATAAATTTTTTGCCATACCTTCTGCCGCTTTTAAAGTCATATTACCAGTATAACCATCCGTAACAACAACATCAACAAAACCTGAAGTTACATATCTAGATTCAATATTTCCATAAAAGTTAATTTGTGAGTTATTTTTTAACAATTCATAAGTTTTCTTATGAACTTCTGTTCCTTTCGAAGGTTCTTCGCCAATATTTAATAATGCAATTTTTGGTTCCTTAACTTTTAAAATTGATTTTGAATAAGCATTTGCCATTAATGCAAATTTTTCTAAATCTTCAGGATCAGATTCCAAATTAGCACCAACATCTAACAACAAAGTTACTTTATCTTTTATTAAAGTTGGAATGACAGGCATAAAAGCAGGTCTTTCAATACTTTCTAATCTTTTAATTATAAAAATACACCCTGCGATAAATGGAGCAGTAGCTCCACCTGTTGTTATCGCATCTGCTTTGCCATCTCTAACTAGTTCTAATGCTTTCACCATTGAAGAATCTTTTTTTCTTCTAATATCAATTATGCCATCTGTCATTTCAATAATTTCTTTACAATCTAAAAAATCTACTTGCTCAATATTATATTTTTTATTTTTTAATGCATTTTTTATTAAATCTTCTTTTCCTACAAAAATTATTTTTAAGTCTTTTTGCTCGCCTAAAAGTTTAATAGCAGCATCAACTGCTGGAATTAAACCATTATCCGAACCCATAACATCAAATGCTATTTTTTTATAATTCATAAATACCTCCTTAAAAATTATATATGAATTTTTCAAGTGTTTATTTTTATAAAAACATTTTTACATTTTAAAAATAATATTTTTTATTTTTATTTTTATTTTTTTTAAAGTAAAATTTCATTATTAAGAGGTCTAATTTAGTATTTATAGTATATTTTTTCAATATATAGCAAAGAAACATTACATTTTTTTGTTATTAAATATTTTTGCTCATAATTACTAGAAATAAAGGGGTTTTTAGTGTAAAATAAATTTAATTAAATTGAGGTGTTTTTTTTTGAAAGATTATGTAATAGAATTTAAAAATTATGAAAAAAAATTTAAAAAAGGAAAGATAGGACCATTAGATTTTAATATTGAAAAAGGAAAGATAACAGCTATTTTAGGGTCAAGCGGTAGTGGTAAGTCTGTTGCTATTAAAACTATGATTGGTGCAATTTCAAAGTTTTCTGGGGAAGTAAAAGTTTGTGGGTACTCAAAAAAGAAAAGAAATGCTCATTTAGCAAATAAATTTATAAGCTTTTATACACAAATGGATTTTTCTCTTTATGAAATGAATGTTGTTACATATTTAAAAAATATGAGCATTGTCTTAGGAATAAAAAGTTCTCAAAGAGATGAAATAATCGATTATTGATTAGAATTTTTTGATTTAAAAAAAGATAAAGATAAACAAATTAAAAACTTTTCATGAGGAATGCAAAATAGATTGAGTTTAATTATTTGCGCTATGAAAAACTCAGATATATTTGTTTTAGATGAACCAGGAGCGAATTTAGATTCAGCTTGACGTAACAAACTAAAAAACTTGCTAATAGATTACAAGAAAAAAGGAAAAACAATTTTATTTACTTCTCATAATATTGATGAAGTAAATGACTTAATTGATTATTATGTAATTCTTGGTGAAAACGGGAATCAAATGTTTAAAGGGTCAAAAGAAGAATTAGACTTATATTCTAAATACAAACTTTACTTTTGTGAAGATTTTGATTATGAAGGTTTAAAAACGTTTTTAAACAGCAAAAACATTAAGGTCTTTAAACATGATAAAATTGAAAACTCTATTGTTTTTGCAACAAGATCAACAAAAGAAATCAATTGAGTATTCTTATATTTGATTAAAGAGACAAGTCCTGTGCAAAACTTAGTCAGATTACCAATTAATATGAACTCAATTTACAAAGCTATTGAGGGTAAAGACACTATAAAAAAAGTAGAAACAAAAGATAGCAATAAAGTAGAAAAAGAAAGATTTTTAAACAAGAAAGAGATAGTTAAAAACTAATAATGAAGTTTTTAATATAGGTGGGAGTATTATGTATTACATTTTATGAGTCAGAAATAATTTATTTTATGTTCTAGATCAAAACAGAATATTGTATGGAATGTACAATGATTATCAAAAAGCATTAATAGTTTGTCAACAATTAAATAGAGGATATAATCCAATTGGAATAAACTCACAACCTATCACTTATCAATATCCCAATAATAACTTTTATAGACAAATGTCAATTAATTCGCCAATGCTTCCTTATAATTATAATCAACAAGTTCAAAATTATAATCAAATGGTTATGCCAACTCAATACGGAGTTGTTCAACCTTATGATAATCAAATGATTAAAAATCAATTACCTATAAATAACAACTTAGGTCAAGCACCTATAGCTTATCAAGAAAGTATAAATTTTCAACCGAATTATTCTAACCAAGTGGCAAATGACATTAGCTATGGTACAAATAATTATTTAGAAGAACCTATTGTTCAAAACTCTAACCTTAATTCCGTTCAACAAGCAAATCCAGTTCAACAAGCAAATCCAGTTCAACAAGCAACTCCAGTTCAACAAGCAACTCCAGTTCAACAAGCAACTCCAGTTCAACAAGCAACTCCAGTTCAACAAGCAACTCCTGTTCAACAAGCAACTCCTGTTCAGCATTCAGATTCAGAAACTGTTCAAGCGCAATATACAGTTCAAAAAGAAGTAAGCGATGAGCAAAATCTTCAAAATAATAATGAAAATGAAGAATGATACATTGACTCAAGTAAAATCAAAAACTTTATTGATAAATTCTCAAATGAAGATTTTGATTCAGCATCAGAAGATCAAGAAGTTGTTGAGTTAGATAATAAAAACGAAAAAAGTCTTTCAAGAAAAGAAAAAAGAAAACTAAAAAAAGAAAACTAAAATATTAAAAAATCTGATCGTTTTTAAAAATGATCAGATTTTTTATTTATCGTACTTAGCTTTATTTTCTTGTTGTCTCGCACTTCCTTCAGAACAACAAGGACATTTTTTTTCTAAACACACTTGGCAACTTATACATTTCAAACAACTTTTACATCCATGAAACGAACCCGAACAAACTCTACAAGTGTAGCAATTATGAGCTCCTCCAGGACAACAAGCATCTGTTGATGATGAATTTTGCTTTGGTAAAGGCATTTAAATCCCTCCTTAAATTATGTAATAATTATATCAAAAATTAATTAACCAAATAAGTTAGTGGTTGTTTTTTTATTTGTCACATCGCAGCTAATCAGCCAATTAACATGATTCCTCCAATTGCAATAAATGAAACAAAAGGAATATAAACTAAAATTGGTAAAGAAATTAAAACTTGAAGTTTGTTTCAAATTACAATTTTTACAATTCACCACATTAATCAAGACATACCGTACGCACCAAAGAACGTAATTAGTGATCCTGTTAAGTACCGACCCATCACCATTCAGTTAACTTGAATATCTTTATAACCCATCGACCTCATAATCGTTATTATATTAATGGCATCTGTTACGACAATATTCATAATAACTATTAATAATATAACTAATAATAAAATATCAATTAATATATACATTAACATCGTATTTGACATTTCTGCCATTATGGCATTAATAGCTGCTTTTAAAAGTGGAAGTACAACTAAGCTCATGTTTAAAGAACTTGCACTTAAAGCATATACCATCTTATCATCTGCGTCTTTAACAAATTTACTTATAAATGTTTTGATTGGTTCAAGTATTGCGTTTGGAATTTGAATATTGTTACTTTTTAAAATACTTTCAAAATTTTTAAAATAAATATCTAAAGAAGGTCCTATCCATTCTTTTGCATTAACTCCAGATGAAGTTAAGACTGTTGTAGTTGTGAGTTTATTTTCTAAGTTTAACTGAGATTGTTGTAATTTTTTTAAGTCAAAATCTCCCTCTAAACTTTTATTAATACTATATTTTTTATTAAAGAATTGCTCATCGTTTGGTATTAATTCATCTCCAAATCTTTTAAGTAAATAATTGTAATCTACAAATATATTTTGTGACATATTATCTGCAGAAACAATTCCTACAATATTTGCTTTTAATCCAATTGTCCCTTCCCTACCAAGTTGAAGGTCAAATGTATCTCCTACTGAAAGATTTAGAATTTTTGCAATTCTTTGCGAAACTAATACATTAGTATTAATCTCATTATCGTATCTTAATAATTCTAGCTGATTGTCTCCAATATCATTTATATTAAATATAGTTCTAGGATTTCCAAATTTACCAGTGGTATCAATAGCTATTACGTTAGTATTATCAATATCAATATTTTGGTTATTTGTTACATAAGAACTAATTCCATATGCTAATAAATCTGTACTTGAATTAAATAACACAGTATTTGAAGCTATAAATTGTTCATTAGTTTTATCATTAGAATTAAAATCTTTAATAGCAAATTCAGATATTCAACTTTTTAAAATTGTATTTAAATACTTATCTACTTCATTAACCTGAGTTTGGTCGTCATCTGTTCCATTTTGATTTCAAGATCCAGAGTTAACTTTACCACCTAAATAGTTTTTTAAAATATTTTGACGATATCCTTCAACATTATTACAATCACTATAACCAGTTTCTGTTGATACACATATATATTTAGCAACATCACTTAGTTTTACAGCATTATTTAAGTTTTCGTCTTTATTTTTAATGTGATAAAGATTGTTATCACTATCGCTTCACTTAGATACATTATCAAATAAGTTTTTTGCAGCCATTTTTTTTTCATCTAAACTTGTTTTTTGATCTAAAATTTTATTTAAATTTAATAACATATTATTCATTGCATTTTCGAATTGATTATCAGAAAGTTGGTCCAAAGGATAAGTTAAAGAAATAATGTTGTAAAAAATTGGCACTATTCTTTTGTAACTATCTAGAACCATTTCATCGATTTTTGCTTTGTTATTTGTTCTTAATATTGATATTTTTTCCATTAAAATTGATATTTGATCATATTTATTAAAATATTTTTTTCCTTCTTTTTCAATGAAATCTTCTACACTTCCAGCTTCATTATAATCAACATAATTTATTTTTGGTGTATTTGAACTATTGTCAACTACAATTTTATCTTTAATAGCTAATTTAGAGTTTCTTCAATAATTATAAATATGATTCGTGTCCTTTGTATAAATATTAAAAGCTCCATTTATCATATTATTGATTATTGGTAATGCTCTCATTTGAATTGTAAATAAAAACGAGCTAAAACCTATTAAAATCATTATTAAAATAAATTTACCTTTACCAAAGCTTATAAAGTTTTCTTGCATTCGATAGGAAAAACCTAAATCCTTTTTTTTCAAAAAGTATAATAATAGTCGATTAAATGCAAAATAAATTAAAGTTATAGGCACAGTTATATAAATTGCAATAGAAAGTCATTTGTAATTTTTTTGTTTTGGAGCATTGTTCATTAAGTCTAAAGCACCCTCATTTAGATAAGAATATATAACAAAATATGAAACTAATGCAAAGATTAATGGAATAATAAAAATTAAAACAACTAAAAAGATTGGATTTGTGTAAATTTGTTGATAGTCAAAAATTACAATATTTGCATATACTTCACTTGCAGCTTTTATTTGAAAAGGTATTGATAAAATATAGCCAAATATAATAGCAACAAACATCGTCATAAAGGTTTTTATACTAAATATTCAAGTTAACTCTCTTGTTTTATAACCAAGGGATTTAAAAACTCCTAGTTGTTTTCTTGTATTGTTAATTTCTTTTTTTAATACAAAAGTTATAAAAAAGAAAGCTAAGAATAATAAAATCCCTCCAATAATACTAAATATTCAAGTCATAATTTTTAGATTTGTTAATTTATCTATTTGCTCATGTTTTCCCATTGCTTTAAATGGAGTAATACCAGCAGATATCATTCCTTCAAAATTTATAGTTGGATCTGATACGATATAAGAATTCATATTATATTTAGAATTTTTTACCATTCTATCTTGGTCGATAGAAGCACTATTTGGCAACATAAAATTCTCACCTAAAAAGTTATTTGAAAATAAAACTTCTTCATTAAAAAATGACTTATCTACATAGATTTGAGAATAGTTATTAGTAGAATCTAAATAGCTTTCATGGCTTGGGGTTAATGCTGAATACTTATTTGCAATACCAATAATCCTAAAGTTTAAAGAGATTTTGCTATTAGCTTTTGTTGGATAACTTACTGAAAATGTATCCCCTATTTTTAAGTTATTTGACTTTAAAAATAAATCATTTACAAACGCTTCAATTTCACCACTATCTTTTGTAACTTCTTCTAAAATTGTTTTAGTTGATTTTTGAATAACTAAATTATTTAAATTAGCATCTTTTTGACTAGTTAACAATGAGTTATAACTTTCAATAGAGTAAGTGTGGTTTACATTTCCTACTGCTGATTTTGTATATAACTTTTGAAATACATTATAGTTTAAATCCTGTTCTTTTTGATTAATGATACTTAATATTTTATTTGTGATATATGATTGAATATTTCTCGAACTATTAAAGAGTGCCATTTCTTCAAAGACTTCTGATTTGAAGACATTGGCAAATTTAATTGTTGTATTACCTTCATCGTCAACAACATACGAGTGTTCTTTTGAATTTTGATTTTTTTTGTCAGGTTCTACTTTTACTTTGTACTCGTAATCTTTTCCACCTCTTGAAAGGTAATAACAAAAGTTATAAATTATATCTGCTTTAAATTGCAAAGCGGCATTTTCATCTACTTTTTTAATTTTATTTGAATGTTCTACTCAATTGTTTACATAATCATCAATTAACTCATGTGCTTCATTTGTAAATCACCCAAAACCATCAGTATATTGTTTTGTAATTTTAACAGTTTCTTGTTCGTAATTTATTTTGTAAGGATTACCTTTATACAAAACATCATCCATAAAATTAGGATTATATCTAAACTTATATTGCATTTGAGTATCTCATTGATTTGTATTATTTTTAATGCTTTGTGCTTTTAAAGAAAGTTGCAAAGGAGTTGCTAACATACCCATAACTATCATTGTAAAGATAGACAAAAAAAGAATTGTCCCTAGGGTTTCAACTCAAGATTTTATAAAAAGTTTTAGATAAGATTTGAATATATTTCTCATACATTTCCTTTATAATTTAATTATATATAAAAAATAATAAATAAGTGTTTAAATTAAGGGGAATTATGGATTTTGCGTTATTATTTGAAGTAGTATTTGATATTTTATTTTTTATTAACTTTAGAAGTTATGCAAAAAGTGGGTTGTCAAATTATATAATAGATAAAAAAATTTTTAGACACTACTTAATATGAGGTTTAATAGAATTTATAATAATTTTAATTTTTTTAATATGTGCTGTGTTATTTATAACCTTAAAATTAGGAAGCGATTATGTCACAAGCTTTTATATTTATATTGGGGTTTTTAGCTTTTTTGCTTTACTTTTAGAAATTAAACAAGCTAGTTTTTCAATTAATTTAGTAATTTTAAGCAAAGAACTAAACAAAGTTTATAAGATAAAATTTAAAAATATTATTTATGTAATTTTAATTATTTTACTACCAATTATAGGATATTTTATCAATATAATTTATTACAATATTTTAAAAAAAATAGCTATAGAAAGCGGTTACTCTTTTGAAAAATATTTGAAAAATAAGAAAAGTAATGACAAACTTGTATAAAATCAATAATTATTTATAAATCTATTGTTTTTAAACTATAAATGATATATTATATTCTAGTCCGAGGTGAAAAATTATGGCAAGAAAAGACGACTTAACTAATAAAGGACCATTATCTGGAAGTTCAAGATCACATGCTATGAACTCAAATAAGAGAAAATGGAATTTGAATTTACAAAAAGTTCAAGTAATGGATGAAAACGGAAAAGTAATGACTTTGAAAGTATCTGCAAGAACCTTAAGAACTTTAAAAAAACATAATCAATTAGTTAAATAATAAGATCCTTTATAATATTGGATCTTTTTATTTGCTCAAATAAAAAAGAGCTAAAAGCTCTAAAATTATTATTCTATTCCTATAATAAACGAATAGACTTCTTGTCCTCCATCAACCACTTCATATTCAACATCAAAATTTTCATCAAGTAATTTTCTTAAATCATTAACATCTTTAAAAGTAGCATCAACTCCTGTAAATATAGTTATTATTTCAGTTTTTGAAGATATATATTTTGCTAAAACCTTAGTAAATAGATCAATTAGCTTATCAGCTGACATGATTACTTTTTTGTCAACTGTAATCATAAATTGACCTTCTTTTACAACAACTCCATCAATTGTTGCATCTCTTGCTGCTTTGTTAATTGATACTGATGTTACATTTTTTAATGATTTTACGATATTTGATTCATTTTTCTTAATTGATTCTTCTGGATCTAAACTTAAATAACCAGTCATTCCTTGTGGAATAGTTTTTGTATCCAAAACAACAACTTTTGATAGCTTTTCAACTTCTTTTGCTTGTTTTGCAGCAAGTAAAACATTACTATCATTTGGGAAAATGTATACAACTTCTGAATCAACTGCTTCAATTGCTTTTAAAAAGTCATTGGTTGAAGGATTCATTTTAGAACCTCCATCAATCACATAATCAATATTTAATTCTTCTTTGAAGTACTTTGCCATTCCTCTTGAACGAACAACAGCAATGGTTGCATATTTTTTTGATAATGTTCTTTGTTTTTGTGCAGCTTCGCTTGCACCACTTCCACCTTCAGATTCTGTTTTAACTTGATGTTCTGCTTGAATGGTCATATTTTCTACTTTAATAGTTTTAAATTCTCCATATTGTTGCAAGTAAGTTAAAACTTGTCCCGGCATAAGTGCATGGGTGTGTATTTTCATAATATCTTCATCAATAACAACAACAATTGATGAGTTACCATATTGTTCTAATTGAGATCTTATTGGATCTACTTTTAATTTATTTGTTCAGTCACTATTTAGCATAACAATAGTTTCAGTACAATATCCAAATTCATCTTCAATATTTAAATCTAAATTTCCACCATTATTTTCTTCTAACTTTTTCAATTTTTGAACCGGTTTAAAGTTAACAGCATAGTGTTGAACTCCTTCTAAAAATTTTACAAGTCCATATCCACCACTATCAACAACTCCAACCTCTTTTAAAGCTGGCAATAAATTCGGTGTGTTTTCTAAAGATTTATTAGCTACTTCAATGGTTTGTTCTCAAAATGTTTTAACATCAATTGAATTATCATTGATTGAATTTACAAATTCACTTGTTTCACGAACAACTGTTAACATTGTTCCTTCTACTGGTTTCATAACAGCTGCATAGGCAACTTCTTTAGCGTTTGTAAATGCTTCTTTTCAAGTGTTAATATTTAAAGTATCGCTGTTTTTCATTGCATTTGAAAAACCTTTAATGATTTGAGAAAAAATAACTCCAGAGTTTCCTCTAGCTCCCATTATTAATCCTCTTGCAAACTTTGCCATTAATGCTCCGATACTATCAAATTTTTCTTTTTCTATTTCGGCTAATCCATTGGTACAAGTTAAATTCATATTAGTTCCAGTATCTCCATCTGGTACTGGGAAAACATTTAACTTGTCAATGTGTGGGTAATTATTATATAAATTATTAACTCCACTAGTGATCATGCCTTTTAAAATTTCTACATCTTTCATAGTATTATCACCTTCTAGTATTTTTTTGTTTTTTTTATAGATAATAAAAAAATTGCAAATAAATTTGCCAGTTATATTAAATTGAAGTTACAAGATTTCTAGATCATCTATTGCAACATCAACCATATAATTTCGCACAAATTGGTTTTGTTTTTCCAACTCATACTTTACACGCGTTTGAATTTCACTAACAACTTCTCTTATATTTACACCATTTATTAAAATAATATGAATCTTTATTCTTATCACTTCTGCTGCAGAAGAAATTTCTACAGCTTGACTAATATCATTTGTTTTTATATCTTGGTCTAACTTCGCACTGCTGTTTGCAAAAGAAATTACACCAGGAACTGTAACAATAATATCTTTGATTACATCAAAAATAAGTTGATCAACCACTAAGATACCTCCAAACATGATTTGTAAATATAAAGTAGCTAGATGAAAATTTCAAACTAGTACAAAAATATTTTATCATTAACTAATAATAATAAAAAGTCTTTATTTAAGATTTTTTATGAATAAATATTTTTTATTTTTAAAATTGTAATAATTTTATATTTATTTTGGCAAAGTTCATTATTTTGTTTATAATTATCAAGTATGCCCTCTTGGCGGAATTGGTAGACGCAGCAGACTCAAAATCTGCCGAGTAAAATCGTATCGGTTCGACTCCGATAGAGGGCACCATTATTAAAAACAAGTTATCAAAATGATATTAAAAAATCTCCTATTTAAAAAAAGGAGATTTTTTATACTTATTTATTGAAAATTATTAAAATTGACTTATCTGTTTTTATAATTGCATCTTGATTGTTTAAAAAACAATTTGAATATGCTCTAGTCGAATAAGGTAATAACATTAAATCTTCAACTTCATATTTTAAACCTTTTATTGTAATTGATGTTTGATGAATAGGAAATAATGTTATGTAAGTGTAGTCTTGATATTTTTCAAATTCAATTTTATTCTCTCCTTTTTGTAAACAAAACATAAATGAGCTTTCATTAAACACTTTAACTCTTTCTTTTGTACAAAACTCAATTAAACTTAAGTTCATATCAACTCTTTTAGTTGGTTTTACTAACATTAATATTTCTGTTGCTCCAAGTTCATATGCTTTTTGAATAGCTTCTTTTCCATCTAAATAATCTTTTTCGTTATTTAATTGAATAAAATCTTCTGAGTTATTTTTAATTAATTCAAGTTCTTCGTTTAAAACATGATCAAAATCACTTATGGCAATATCAACTTTAAAACCTTTATTAATAATATCCAAACAACCTCTTTCAACTCCGATCAATCAATGAGTTTTAGAATAATAAGTTAAATTAATATTATTTTCACAAGCTATAATTAAAAATTTAGTTTTCAATTTCTCTCACCCTTTTAATTAATTCTTCATCAGATAAATTGTCAACAAGATAACTACCAGCAACCAAAATATCTGCTCCTGCATTTTTTGCAATCATAAAGGTTGTTTGATTTATGCCACCATCAACTTGAACGTTATATTTATAATTATTTTTTTGTTTTAAAGCTTTTAAAGCTTTTATTTTTTCTAAGCTATTGTCAATAAATTTTTGACCTCCAAAACCAGGATAAACACTCATAATTAAAATATTATCTAATTCGCTATAATATTTTTTTATTGAATCTATACTTGTATTTGGATTTAAAGCAAGTGATGCTCTAATTTGATTTTGTTGACAAACTTTTATAAACTCTTTAACTTGTTCGCAATTAATAGCTTCAATATGTAATGTAATTTGTTTGACATTTTCTAAAATAAAAGGTTTTAAATATTGTTCCACAGACATATTTTTAATTTCAACCATTAAATGCAAATCCATATTAAAGTTAAATTTATTTGTAATGTCTTTCAAGATTTTAGGTCCAAAACTTAAATTTGGAACAAAATGATAATCCATAACATCATAATGAATTCATTCAATATTAGCTTTTTGAAATTTTTTTAGTTGAGTCTCTAAATTTAAAAAATCAGCTGTTAA
It includes:
- a CDS encoding thiamine diphosphokinase; the encoded protein is MKTKFLIIACENNINLTYYSKTHWLIGVERGCLDIINKGFKVDIAISDFDHVLNEELELIKNNSEDFIQLNNEKDYLDGKEAIQKAYELGATEILMLVKPTKRVDMNLSLIEFCTKERVKVFNESSFMFCLQKGENKIEFEKYQDYTYITLFPIHQTSITIKGLKYEVEDLMLLPYSTRAYSNCFLNNQDAIIKTDKSILIIFNK
- the rpe gene encoding ribulose-phosphate 3-epimerase, whose product is MKKTIVAPSILTADFLNLETQLKKFQKANIEWIHYDVMDYHFVPNLSFGPKILKDITNKFNFNMDLHLMVEIKNMSVEQYLKPFILENVKQITLHIEAINCEQVKEFIKVCQQNQIRASLALNPNTSIDSIKKYYSELDNILIMSVYPGFGGQKFIDNSLEKIKALKALKQKNNYKYNVQVDGGINQTTFMIAKNAGADILVAGSYLVDNLSDEELIKRVREIEN